Proteins from one Aspergillus nidulans FGSC A4 chromosome VIII genomic window:
- the sclB gene encoding protein sclB (transcript_id=CADANIAT00002091) produces MQSLVLPPAFVPSDFGHLRYPGPERHLLSRPRSANARRYTPRDFPLPSMSSSDPENDPLETLGNVRRPDHPELPKPVTTAAIPAGTAVTSAVPRPVSSTPPDHVTVREPALQRFVTAPGYETLPQPLAVSEPTSSRFPPTFIGQPSAGPSTVTYPPAYGTATAAASRALPQKTVRRTKAHVASACVNCKKKHLGCDPARPCRRCVLSGKADTCVDVTHKKRGRPPLKADEGSIRTYATQMDHPGAPTDQGQARRPMHRTTSSRELRPMTDLQLQAQPGLMGARLPPGQPQRWPMVYSHTIDPSLTQRTIGHRRISSSGSTQSMTSVSPTGHVPISTGYNPALAAGRIPPGMSVGMGVGRPSPYPNPGMHLHPTPSPPQYQPYGVPISPYPENPNSRIMNRIPMSDAGPPPRDPREGYMESPVRLPPIYPSPVANPQPPPLPQAQTHRISDPYSSTWSPQQQQQTPEPRQGFMEPFSPSSQMRQAQTPAVTDLGQRQSQSQLGLSSSPGAQVQQSPASRSYGGQRDQDRGHGHKTEEGDSSRPAKRRKMALDDMVND; encoded by the exons ATGCAATCACTCGTCCTCCCTCCTGCTTTCGTGCCGTCAGATTTTGGACATCTTCGCTACCCCGGCCCTGAGCGGCATTTGTTGAGTCGGCCGCGATCTGCAAATGCGAGGCGGTACACGCCTAGGGATTTCCCTCTCCCCTCTATGTCCAGCTCTGATCCAGAAAACGACCCGCTGGAGACTCTAGGGAATGTCAGGCGCCCTGACCACCCGGAGCTGCCGAAGCCGGTGACCACCGCCGCCATTCCTGCCGGGACCGCGGTGACTTCAGCTGTTCCACGGCCTGTCTCTTCAACGCCTCCGGACCATGTCACGGTTCGGGAGCCGGCGCTGCAGCGGTTCGTAACAGCGCCGGGTTATGAGACTCTGCCGCAGCCGCTCGCTGTTAGCGAGCCAACTTCCTCACGGTTTCCGCCGACATTCATCGGACAGCCGTCGGCAGGGCCATCGACAGTGACGTATCCGCCCGCTTATGGAACCGCAACGGCTGCGGCGTCTCGTGCATTGCCACAAAAGACCGTCCGGCGCACAAAAGCCCATGTTGCGTCCGCTTGCGTGAACTGCAAGAAGAAACACCTGGGCTGCGACCCAGCCCGGCCTTGTCGGAGGTGTGTATTGTCTGGAAAGGCA GATACCTGCGTCGATGTCACGCATAAGAAACGAGGACGGCCACCGCTGAAGGCGGACGAAGGCTCCATCCGAACGTACGCAACGCAGATGGATCATCCTGGTGCACCCACTGACCAAGGGCAAGCCAGACGGCCAATGCACCGCACGACATCATCTCGCGAACTTCGCCCAATGACTGACCTTCAGCTCCAAGCGCAACCCGGACTGATGGGCGCACGGCTACCGCCTGGACAACCCCAGCGGTGGCCGATGGTATATTCGCATACAATAGACCCTTCCCTGACGCAGCGGACAATCGGACACAGACGAATTTCATCCTCTGGTTCTACCCAGTCAATGACTTCAGTCTCACCAACGGGACATGTCCCAATCTCCACAGGTTACAATCCAGCTCTGGCAGCTGGTCGTATACCCCCAGGCATGAGCGTGGGCATGGGCGTCGGACGGCCGAGCCCCTATCCCAACCCAGGAAtgcatcttcatcctacTCCGTCGCCTCCTCAGTACCAGCCCTACGGCGTTCCAATCTCACCATACCCGGAAAACCCAAACTCGCGTATCATGAATCGGATACCGATGAGCGATGCCGGTCCACCACCGCGAGACCCTCGTGAGGGTTACATGGAGTCACCCGTTAGGCTGCCGCCAATATATCCTTCCCCCGTTGCCAACCCGCAGCCGCCACCATTGCCGCAAGCACAGACACACAGAATTAGCGATCCATATTCCTCAACATGGTCtccacagcagcagcagcaaactCCAGAGCCCCGCCAGGGCTTCATGGAGCCATTCTCTCCTAGCAGCCAGATGCGGCAGGCTCAGACACCCGCAGTCACCGACCTTGGGCAgcgccaaagccaaagccaacTAGGCTTGAGCTCCTCGCCCGGGGCGCAAGTTCAGCAGTCACCAGCTTCTCGTTCGTATGGTGGACAAAGGGATCAAGATCGGGGACATGGGCATAAAACGGAAGAGGGCGACTCGTCGCGGCCGGCAAAGCGCCGTAAAATGGCGTTGGATGATATGGTCAACGACTAA
- a CDS encoding uncharacterized protein (transcript_id=CADANIAT00002092): protein MSATAYIWRSRIAGYPILEGNMNEQREFAKKQQGVRKKERQLVITGDVAYPVTSAYRYIAPTLNITFAMAGRFDQHSSRRSPIPKRGGEVKTNPNLGAYCDIVPQQRLLRNGASEVN from the exons ATGAGCGCTACGGCCTACATCTGGCGTTCCCGCATCGCGGGCTACCCCATCCTTGAAGGAAATATGAACGAACAGCGAGAATTTGCAAAGAAACAGCAGGGAGTtcggaagaaggaaaggcaaCTGGTCATCACTGGTGATGTCGCCTACCCCGTGACGTCGGCGTACCGGTACATTGCA CCAACCTTGAATATCACCTTCGCTATGGCCGGTCGGTTTGACCAGCACAGCTCCAGACGGAGTCCGATTCCGAAGCGTGGCGGCGAGGTCAAGACGAACCCTAACCTCGGCGCTTATTGTGATATTGTCCCGCAGCAACGATTGTTGAGAAATGGAGCTAGCGAGGTAAACTGA
- a CDS encoding uncharacterized protein (transcript_id=CADANIAT00002093), with translation MAQATLWRISEIPDLVIRMAISLIVRLESLVGSAVSNLAVAFGYRMARLVSPSDNT, from the exons ATGGCGCAAGCTACATTGTGGCGGATTAGTGAGATTCCAG ATCTCGTGATCCGCATGGCCATATCACTTATTGTGCGGCTTGAAAGCCTGGTGGGAAGTGCGGTGTCAAACCTGGCGGTGGCATTTGGGTACAGAATGGCTCGCTTGGTGTCGCCAAGTGACAACACTTGA